A genomic stretch from Argiope bruennichi chromosome 2, qqArgBrue1.1, whole genome shotgun sequence includes:
- the LOC129959794 gene encoding histone H3.v1-like codes for MGESGEEYTPSESPTLVNIRRRDDIWPPKYSTVRHLPRVGFSPTIMGEAGKGKKFVWPPPKPGQEHGVNGVGHLSHGKVQDAWNPEANALGNRPPPFAPRTAPVRRCTDEIWPPKGSEYQPHMASSPKPVKSMGRFEDYIKYKRGPSVPPTYRMPPGTQHIQYTELEGEYIHESKTTTTTMMSNSTAVRNETHVTFQPQPTTRRIEPEEEEEEEEEEEEEEEEEEEEEEESDEE; via the exons ATGGGAGAATCAGGGGAAGAATATACTCCATCAGAATCACCCACTCTTGTCAATATCAGAAGAAGAGACGATATATGGCCCCCAAAA tattccaCTGTAAGGCATCTCCCTAGAGTCGGTTTCTCTCCAACAATCATGGGGGAAG CCGGGAAGGGAAAGAAATTCGTCTGGCCCCCACCGAAACCAGGTCAAGAACATGGCGTTAATGGTGTCGGCCATCTATCCCACGGCAAAGTCCAAGATGCTTGGAATCCTGAAGCCAATGCCCTGGGAAATAGACCTCCACCTTTCGCTCCAAGAACAGCCCCTGTACGTAGGTGTACAGACGAGATTTGGCCACCAAAGGGTAGCGAATATCAACCTCACATGGCATCCTCTCCAAAACCAGTGAAGTCAATGGGAAGGTTTGAGGactatataaaatacaaaagaggACCATCCGTTCCACCTACTTACAGAATGCCACCAGGAACCCAACATATCCAGTACACGGAATTGGAAGGCGAATATATACACGAGTCCAAGACGACAACTACTACAATGATGTCAAACAGCACGGCTGTTCGAAATGAAACTCATGTCACCTTCCAACCCCAACCTACCACTAGGAGGATAGAACCAGAGGAAGAAGAAGAGGAGGAAGAAGAGGAGGAAGAAGAAGAGGAGGAAGAGGAAGAGGAGGAAGAAGAAAGTGATGAAGAATAA